Within the Physeter macrocephalus isolate SW-GA unplaced genomic scaffold, ASM283717v5 random_654, whole genome shotgun sequence genome, the region GCCTGAGGCTTGttctggggaaactgagtcacccAACCCAAGTCACAGGTGACAGGCCTTACCCGGTAAGAAGAGCGGAGGGCCCACCTGCCGGGAGCTCTTCCTGGGGCTGGTGGCCGTCTCCTCTGCAGCAGCTGGGGAGAAAGCAGGAATGGAGGCCCCAGCAGGGGGACCCCAGTGAGGGTGTGAGACGCCTACCCCCCACCCTACCTGCCAGCCGCCGCTCCAAGCTGCACACGCGCTCTGCCAGGCCCAGTGTCAGTGCCTGCAACCTGGAGGCTGCCTCTGGGCCCGGCACCTTGGAGAGGTCAAATTCCAGCGCAGAGGGCCCCCCTGAAACGGTCAGGGATACTCTGTCTTCCTGCAGGGTGAGAGTCACAGCTTGCTGCTGGCAGGCTGCCCTGGGAAAGGAGGCGGGCTGAGCGCTGTGACCAGACCCACTCGCCACTCCccatccctcctgcctccctgctcAGGGGCTCACCTGAAGCGAGGGGTGATGTCTTCAGCCGCACTCAGGCCAAAACGGGCTTTCTACAGGGCACAGGGACTGGTCACCAGGTGCCTAACACCCCAGGACTACTGGAAACACCCCAAAACCTGCCCGACCCAGAGCCGCCCGGGACCAATCTTAGGACTGCAGCTACGGAGCCGTGGGAAGGGTGTCTTGACCCTTCCGGGGAATCCCAGGTCGCCCCCTTCGATCCCACACGTGGTCCGCGCTGCAGGCGTGGGGTGCTGGAGGCTGCCGGCCGCCCAGGAGCCCCATTACCCACGAGGGCCGCCAGGCTGTCCGGCGTGAAGCAGGTGCTCCAAAGCTCCGCGGCGTCCGTCACACTGCGGGGAAGGGGCTGTCAGGCGGGACCGCCCGCAGAGCCGCCCGCGCCCCTCGCAGCCCTGCGGGCGGCGCTACTCACTAGAGGTTGAAGCCGTCGCGTTCCCACGTCCCACTACCCTCCCCCGCGCAGTAACACACGAAGCGCGGG harbors:
- the PAXX gene encoding protein PAXX isoform X1, whose amino-acid sequence is MELPPLLSPPLCTLPPGPGPPRFVCYCAGEGSGTWERDGFNLYVTDAAELWSTCFTPDSLAALKARFGLSAAEDITPRFRAACQQQAVTLTLQEDRVSLTVSGGPSALEFDLSKVPGPEAASRLQALTLGLAERVCSLERRLAAAAEETATSPRKSSRQVGPPLFLPDPDPQRGGPGPGVKRRCPGESLINPGFKSKKPAGGVDFDDP
- the PAXX gene encoding protein PAXX isoform X2 — translated: MELPPLLSPPLCTLPPGPGPPRFVCYCAGEGSGTWERDGFNLYVTDAAELWSTCFTPDSLAALKARFGLSAAEDITPRFRAACQQQAVTLTLQEDRVSLTVSGGPSALEFDLSKVPGPEAASRLQALTLGLAERVCSLERRLAAAAEETATSPRKSSRQVGPPLFLPDPDPQRGGPGPGVKRRCPGESLINPGFKRNQLVV
- the PAXX gene encoding protein PAXX isoform X3; protein product: MELPPLLSPPLCTLPPGPGPPRFVCYCAGEGSGTWERDGFNLYVTDAAELWSTCFTPDSLAALEDRVSLTVSGGPSALEFDLSKVPGPEAASRLQALTLGLAERVCSLERRLAAAAEETATSPRKSSRQVGPPLFLPDPDPQRGGPGPGVKRRCPGESLINPGFKSKKPAGGVDFDDP